Proteins encoded in a region of the Oscarella lobularis chromosome 5, ooOscLobu1.1, whole genome shotgun sequence genome:
- the LOC136187570 gene encoding uncharacterized protein, which produces MTSEKGKTPRKFTWEEVAALNSRHNAHVSYRGKVYDVSKFVDQHPGGIEQILLGAGRDVSQLFDMYHDFKTNKVLEKFYVGDLVSNEFPTYKEPGAFAITLRKRVSDKFKELGIHPKDPKWPLARYACILGSIIISLYLQLFFWGFSLSGVTMGAVLMSLSLTMGAFHYTHDASHYSISTKPWVWTFIGAWHDFVHGASMLVWKHQHIVGHHPYTNIDHADPDIVTAASNVPDIRRIKKTQNWLPRYVYQHIYVPMLYGLLSSKTRLQDLYLLFFVKKNGDIRFNDPSFFQIFIFLAGKAFYLTYRTILPYLAGMPLLHVIYQYFLVDGISGYLLAIVFQVSHVSGNVDWPEPDENGQLPCWWELQVKTTQDYATDSWFWTYATGALNHQTAHHLFPSVAQTNLPVVTPIVKKTCEDFGLQYNDSGTFWKAVASHIGHLKHLGYDEAPASQSRQTKKVLAKKEKGA; this is translated from the exons ATGACCTCCGAAAAGGGCAAAACTCCGCGCAAATTCACCTGGGAAGAAGTGGCGGCACTCAACAGTCGTCATAACGCTCACGTTTCCTATCGCGGCAAG GTATATGACGTTAGCAAGTTCGTGGATCAGCATCCAGGCGGAATCGAACAAATTCTTTTGGGCGCCGGTCGTGACGTGAGCCAGCTCTTCGACATGTATCACGATTTCAAAACGAACAA GGTTTTGGAAAAGTTTTACGTTGGCGATCTCGTTTCAAATGAATTTCCGACGTACAAGGAGCCAGG AGCCTTTGCAATAACTCTGAGGAAAAGAGTTTCGGACAAGTTCAAAGAGTTGGGCATC CATCCCAAAGATCCAAAGTGGCCTCTGGCTCGCTACGCTTGCATATTAGGCAGTATCATCATTTCCTTGTACCTTCAG CTCTTTTTTTGGGGGTTTTCTCTGTCTGGTGTCACCATGGGCGCAGTACTCATGTCTCTTTCCCTCACTATGGGAGCCTTTCACTATACTCATGATGCAAG CCATTATTCAATCTCAACCAAACCGTGGGTATGGACTTTTATAGGGGCATGGCACGATTTTGTGCATGGCGCTTCCATGTTGGTGTGGAAACATCAA CATATCGTTGGCCATCACCCGTACACGAATATTGACCACGCTGATCCGGATATTGTTACAGCTGCTAGC AACGTGCCTGACATTCGTCGCATCAAGAAAACTCAGAATTGGCTACCGCGCTATGTGTACCAGCACATCTACGTTCCCATGTTATATGGATTA ctcAGCTCCAAGACACGTTTGCAGGATCTTTATCTACTCTTCttcgtgaagaaaaacg GTGACATCCGTTTCAACGACCCGTCGTTTTTTCAGATATTCATATTTTTGGCTGGAAAAGCGTTCTATTTGACTTATCGTACCATTCTTCCATACTTGGCTGGAATGCCACTACTGCATGTG ATATATCAATACTTTCTGGTTGATGGTATTTCTGGCTATCTTCTCGCCATTGTCTTTCAAGTGTCGCACGTCAGTGGAAACGTCGATTGGCCTGAACCGGACGAAAATGGTCAACTCCCATGCTG GTGGGAGCTGCAAGTTAAAACGACTCAGGACTATGCCACCGATTCGTGGTTTTGGACATACGCAACTG gTGCTTTGAATCATCAGACGGCTCACCATTTGTTTCCAAGCGTTGCGCAGACAAATTTGCCGGTGGTCACTCCCATAGTGAAGAAGACGTGCGAGGATTTCGGACTCCAATACAACGACAGCGGAACGTTTTGGAAAGCCGTCGCATCTCATATCGGGCACTTGAAACACCTTGGCTACGACGAAGCCCCAGCCTCACAATCGAGACAAACTAAAAAGGTGCTggcgaagaaggaaaagggagCCTGA